In Macadamia integrifolia cultivar HAES 741 chromosome 13, SCU_Mint_v3, whole genome shotgun sequence, one DNA window encodes the following:
- the LOC122059424 gene encoding cleavage and polyadenylation specificity factor subunit 6 gives MDEGDGGDRNEAISAVADEGFLGEEDDDYEDLYNDVNVGEGFLQSLRRNEDVVFRNGEEDKKIESAAESRGVSIPGFEGATGGGGGGGGGGGGGGGGAAVGVGEVKFEQDAGASAIVSRGSASARLEGFQDPVFRGNELALKGPGPVLAGGGGMRVDLGPSSTKMSETEGQQVNNPMPSMGMNQQSQIGFGNVANDSYARQQGGGGGVGVGGNANANGGSGSGGGGGGGTILFVGDLHWWTTDAELEAELSKYGSVKEVKFFDEKASGKSKGYCQVEFYDPGAATACKEGMNGHIFNGRPCVVAFASPYSVRRMGEAQVNKNQQVTQGAVAPGRRGVGDAGGRSGGNAIATGGNYQGGNYQGGEGNRNYGRGNWGRGGAQGMGNRGQVGPMRNRIGGMGGRGIMGNAGNGFGQGLGTNPPLLHPQTMMNQGFDPGYGAHMGRMAGYGGFPAAPTAPFSGILSSFPPVGNVGLAGVAPHVNPAFFGRGMPANGMGMMPATGVEGHGMGMWSDPNAAGWVGDEHGGRAGESSYGDDAASDHQYGDASHDRGGWPNAMKEKERVSERDWSGASDRRYRDDREMGSDRDIPREKDMGHDDWSERRQREDRETVRDRDRDRDRDRDREREHDRERERSRDRGRERDRDRERDRRDGRDRYLDHHRYRDRESEHDDEWDRGRSSMTHSKSRLSQEEDQRSRSRDAEYGKRRRLPSE, from the coding sequence ATGGATGAGGGTGACGGAGGAGATCGTAACGAAGCGATCTCCGCCGTAGCAGACGAGGGTTTCTtgggggaagaagatgatgactaCGAAGATCTTTATAACGATGTTAACGTAGGTGAAGGGTTTCTTCAGTCTCTCCGAAGAAACGAAGATGTGGTTTTCAGAAATGGGGAAGAGGACAAGAAGATCGAGTCGGCTGCTGAGTCCAGAGGGGTTTCAATCCCTGGGTTTGAGGGTGCCActggtggtggcggtggcggtggcggtggcggtggcggtggcggtggagGGGCGGCTGTTGGCGTTGGAGAAGTTAAGTTCGAGCAGGACGCGGGTGCTTCTGCAATTGTTTCTAGGGGCTCTGCTAGTGCTAGATTAGAGGGCTTTCAAGATCCAGTGTTTAGAGGCAATGAGTTGGCCTTGAAAGGGCCTGGCCCTGTGTTGGCTGGCGGTGGTGGAATGAGGGTTGATTTGGGTCCTTCATCCACTAAAATGAGTGAGACTGAGGGGCAGCAAGTTAACAATCCTATGCCTTCTATGGGAATGAATCAACAATCTCAGATTGGCTTTGGAAACGTAGCAAATGACAGTTATGCAAGGCAGCAAGGAGGTGGAGGGGGAGTGGGGGTGGGAGGAAATGCAAATGCTAATGGTGGGTCTGggagtggtggtggcggtggtggtgggaCCATTCTTTTTGTGGGTGATCTGCACTGGTGGACGACGGACGCTGAACTTGAGGCAGAGCTCAGCAAGTATGGGTCTGTGAAGGAGGTGAAATTCTTTGATGAGAAGGCCAGTGGTAAATCGAAAGGCTATTGCCAGGTTGAATTCTATGATCCTGGTGCCGCAACAGCGTGCAAGGAAGGGATGAATGGACATATCTTTAACGGAAGGCCATGCGTTGTGGCATTTGCTTCGCCTTATAGTGTTAGGAGAATGGGAGAGGCCCAGGTGAACAAGAACCAACAGGTGACCCAAGGAGCTGTTGCTCCAGGGAGGAGGGGAGTAGGTGATGCTGGAGGTAGAAGTGGCGGTAATGCCATCGCAACAGGTGGGAATTATCAAGGTGGGAATTATCAAGGCGGAGAAGGGAATAGAAACTATGGTAGGGGCAATTGGGGAAGAGGTGGTGCCCAAGGAATGGGAAATAGAGGGCAAGTTGGCCCAATGCGAAACAGAATTGGTGGGATGGGTGGGCGTGGTATAATGGGCAATGCCGGCAATGGATTTGGACAGGGGTTAGGAACAAACCCTCCTTTGTTACATCCCCAAACAATGATGAATCAGGGGTTTGATCCAGGTTATGGGGCACACATGGGCAGGATGGCTGGTTATGGAGGTTTTCCAGCTGCCCCAACTGCTCCGTTTTCAGGAATATTGTCATCGTTTCCTCCGGTTGGTAATGTGGGTTTGGCTGGAGTGGCTCCTCATGTTAATCCAGCATTTTTTGGGAGGGGAATGCCAGCAAATGGGATGGGGATGATGCCTGCTACTGGTGTTGAGGGACATGGGATGGGAATGTGGTCAGATCCTAATGCAGCTGGATGGGTTGGTGATGAGCATGGTGGGAGGGCAGGAGAGTCTAGTTACGGGGATGATGCTGCATCAGACCATCAGTATGGAGATGCAAGCCACGATAGAGGGGGATGGCCTAATGCaatgaaggagaaagagagggtcTCTGAGCGCGATTGGTCTGGAGCTTCTGACAGAAGGTATCGAGATGATAGGGAAATGGGATCAGATAGAGATATACCAAGGGAGAAAGATATGGGTCATGATGATTGGTCAGAAAGAAGGCAACGTGAGGATAGAGAAACTGTTCGAGACCGAGACCGAGACCGAGACCGGGATAGGGACAGGGAAAGGGAACATGATCGTGAACGTGAACGGTCACGTGACCGTGGCCGAGAGCGAGACCGGGATAGAGAGCGGGATCGTAGAGATGGCCGAGACAGATACTTGGATCATCACAGATACAGGGACCGTGAATCTGAGCATGATGATGAGTGGGACAGAGGAAGATCTTCAATGACCCACAGCAAGTCACGGCTGTCTCAAGAGGAAGATCAACGATCAAGGTCAAGGGATGCTGAATATGGAAAGAGGCGGCGGCTACCCTCAGAGTGA